In Dama dama isolate Ldn47 chromosome 26, ASM3311817v1, whole genome shotgun sequence, a single genomic region encodes these proteins:
- the LOC133047296 gene encoding elongation factor 1-alpha 1, which yields MGKEKTHINIVVIGHVDSGKSTTTGHLIYKCGGIDKRTIEKFEKEAAEMGKGSFKYAWVLDKLKAERERGITIDISLWKFETSKYYVTIIDAPGHRDFIKNMITGTSQADCAVLIVAAGVGEFEAGISKNGQTREHALLAYTLGVKQLIVGVNKMDSTEPPYSQKRYEEIVKEVSTYIKKIGYNPDTVAFVPISGWNGDNMLEPSANMPWFKGWKVTRKDGNASGTTLLEALDCILPPTRPTDKPLRLPLQDVYKIGGIGTVPVGRVETGVLKPGMVVTFAPVNVTTEVKSVEMHHEALSEALPGDNVGFNVKNVSVKDVRRGNVAGDSKNDPPMEAAGFTAQVIILNHPGQISAGYAPVLDCHTAHIACKFAELKEKIDRRSGKKLEDGPKFLKSGDAAIVDMVPGKPMCVESFSDYPPLGRFAVRDMRQTVAVGVIKAVDKKAAGAGKVTKSAQKAQKAK from the coding sequence atgggaaaagagaagacCCACATCAACATCGTTGTCATTGGGCACGTAGATTCAGGGAAGTCTACCACGACTGGCCATCTGATCTACAAATGTGGCGGGATCGACAAGAGAACAATTGAGAAGTTCGAGAAGGAGGCTGCCGAGATGGGAAAGGGCTCCTTCAAATATGCCTGGGTCTTGGACAAACTGAAAGCTGAACGTGAGCGTGGTATCACCATTGATATCTCCCTGTGGAAATTTGAGACCAGCAAGTACTATGTTACCATCATTGATGCCCCAGGACACAGAGACTTCATCAAAAACATGATTACAGGCACATCCCAGGCTGACTGTGCTGTCCTGATTGTTGCTGCTGGTGTTGGTGAATTTGAAGCCGGTATCTCCAAGAACGGGCAGACCCGTGAGCATGCCCTTCTGGCTTACACTCTGGGTGTGAAACAACTAATTGTTGGAGTTAACAAAATGgattccactgagccaccctacAGCCAGAAGAGATACGAGGAAATTGTTAAGGAAGTCAGCACCTACATTAAGAAAATTGGCTACAACCCCGACACAGTAGCATTTGTGCCAATTTCTGGCTGGAATGGTGACAACATGCTGGAGCCAAGTGCTAACATGCCATGGTTCAAGGGATGGAAAGTCACCCGTAAGGACGGCAACGCCAGTGGAACCACCCTGCTTGAAGCTCTGGATTGCATCCTGCCACCAACTCGCCCAACTGACAAACCCTTGCGTTTGCCTCTCCAGGATGTCTACAAAATTGGTGGTATTGGTACTGTCCCTGTGGGTCGTGTGGAGACTGGTGTTCTCAAACCTGGCATGGTGGTCACCTTTGCTCCAGTCAATGTAACAACTGAAGTGAAGTCTGTAGAAATGCACCATGAAGCATTGAGTGAAGCCCTTCCTGGGGACAATGTGGGCTTCAATGTCAAGAACGTGTCTGTCAAAGATGTCCGTCGTGGCAATGTGGCTGGTGACAGCAAAAATGATCCACCCATGGAAGCTGCTGGCTTCACAGCTCAGGTGATTATTTTGAACCATCCAGGCCAAATCAGTGCTGGATATGCACCTGTGCTGGATTGTCACACAGCTCACATCGCTTGCAAGTTTGCTGAGCTGAAGGAGAAGATTGATCGTCGTTCTGGGAAAAAGCTGGAAGATGGCCCTAAATTCTTGAAATCTGGTGACGCTGCCATTGTTGATATGGTTCCTGGCAAGCCCATGTGTGTCGAGAGCTTCTCTGATTATCCTCCCCTGGGCCGTTTTGCTGTGCGTGACATGAGACAGACAGTTGCTGTGGGTGTCATCAAGGCAGTGGACAAGAAGGCAGCTGGAGCTGGCAAGGTCACCAAGTCTGCCCAGAAAGCTCAGAAGGCTAAATGA